The Musa acuminata AAA Group cultivar baxijiao chromosome BXJ3-6, Cavendish_Baxijiao_AAA, whole genome shotgun sequence region TGGTGAAATGTTTCAAGTTACTACACTTTTTAGTAAAgcggaaaaggaagagaaagagttAAAGCAGAACCCTCGACCATCAGAAACTGACATCGAAGCTGCTAAGCTTCTTGTCAAGGAGAAAGGAGAGACAGTCTCACAGCTAAAATCATCAAAAGCAAGCGAGGAAGAGATCAGCGCTTCGGTTTCTGAACTCATCAAGGCAAAAGAAAGTCTATCGCGACTGGAAGAAAGGTTTAAGTTGAAAGCTGGGATTCCTCAGAAAGATGGGAAGATTGATTATGCTGGTGATTTTTTTGGGCGACAAGCTTTCCTCACTGTATCTGGTCAGCTTCAGGTCGAGACCTATGCTTGTGCCCTGGGTAACGTTTACACATTTGGACCAACATTTCGAGCAGAAAATTCGCACACGACACGGCATTTAGCGGAATTTTGGATGGTTGAGCCAGAGATAGCATTCGCAAATTTGGAGGTACTGCATGTGGATATAGTTGTTTCATTTGTTGAAGTGTCTTCTTTACCTAGTACTCTATGCAATAATATTTTGAATTGGCTATTATCtgttttatctatttatttattgttttatGTTCTGAATTTTTTGACATGATGTTTCTTTTGTCTATATCCTAGTCTTGTATATGATCTCTGTAGATAATTTTATTGGCTATGCATTGTAGGATGACATGAACTATGCAGAAAGTTACGTGAAATTTCTCTGCCAATGGTTACTGGACAACTGTATTGAAGATATGGAATTTTTGAAGACTTTTGATGAGGCAGCTATAGAGCGTCTTAAGCTTGTTTCATCATCGCCGTTTGAGCGTATTTCATATACGAAGGCTGTGCAGCTTCtaaagaatgtcacagacaaggaGTTTGCGATTGAGGTAGAATGGGGAATTGATTTAGCATCAGAGCATGAAAGGTATGTGAAACACATGTATAAGTACTTTTCTGACTATTTTCTTGGAAACCTCACAGTATAATGGTCTGTTGGACTGTCAAGGTACTTAACGGAGGTGTTATTTAAGAAGCCTGTGATTGTATACAATTATCCCAAAGGAATAAAAGCATTTTATATGAAGCTCAATGATGACCAAAAGACAGTAGCAGCTATGGATGTGCTTGTGCCTAAGGTATGCCTTTATGTTTTTGGTAATGTGTTTTCACTTGTCTATTTCTTTTGAGAGATAAGCTTAGGTTTGTCTCTGTGGTCCAGCAACAAACACACAGATATTTGAATTACTACAAATAGTACATTTTAACAGATTATGTGACTTCTTTATGTTTTAGGTTGGTGAGCTGATTGGTGGAAGCCAAAGGGAGGAGAGGTTAGATGTGCTTGTAAAAAGGTATACAAATATTTgtctacttgtcatgattgtgttGCTTTCTAGACCTTTTATTATCAACTTGAATATAATATGCACGCAATTCTTCTACCACCTTTTCTCCTAGAGGCTGATCAGGCAAAACACCTACTGGCTAAATTAACACATTTGTATGCACATCTGATGCAAGCAATATTTGCATTTGTCTGCAAGACAAGAATGTCAAATTTCCTGGCTGTTCCTGGACTTAAGAGGCATGCTACATATGTTCCAGAGAACAGGAAAATTATTTCACATACCGGTTCCCTTCTAAGTTCAGTTCCATTTTACTTCCATCACAATCTTGAATTCTTTGTAACCTAGATGTAGAAATTACTGTATGTTGCCAAAATTGTGGATAATTAACACTTTTGACAAATTGAAGCTAATTGGCTTTTTTCCTCtcaatttattttcagaatatAAGTGATACTTTGTGCTAGGATAATCTAGGTCGGTAGAGATCATTCTAATTCTCTTGTTTCCTGCCTGCTTTTGCAGAATTAAAGAGTCAGGGTTGCCGCTTGAGCCATATGAATGGTACCTAGACCTCCGTCGCTATGGTACCGTCAAGCACAGCGGATTCGGACTCGGTTTCGAGCGGATGATTCTTTTTGCTACTGGCATGGAAAATATCAGAGATGTAATCCCTTTTCCAAGATACCCAGGGAGGGCGGACCTCTGATTCAAAAATCTTGTTTTTCATAGCATGCAAATATTGTCATACAGTGCATGTCAATCTGCAAAATGTTGACCTTTGGCAATGCCTAGGAAGTGTGAGATTTTTATAGCCAATCCAGTTAAAAGTATGGATGACTTCGTTTTTTATTATTCGAGACAGAGTGAAGTATTTATTTTATCTGCAAATTTATTGGTTCGCCATCACTAACTGTTCTTTTGGTGGGTAGCGTTAGCATCTGGTATCTCCCAAGTCTAACCTAAAAGCTACGGCCAGTAGTCTAAGATATTGCCATGGATGCTAAATACTTTTGTGTTTTATTGTTAGATGAATAACTGAAGAAAATAGCTACTGATGCTTTTCTGCGTTCTTGCTCTTTACTATCCTAATAATTAAAGAAGATATACATAATGCTCCACCAGGCTTTTCAGCAATACAAGTTCTGGAGAGGGCTTTATGTTCTTCTAAGTATAAAGGTGATGTTTTCATCACTTGAACCCAAAatcatattgcatatgatgtttcATCGCCATTAAGTATTGATCCAATAAATTAAACTAaaccaaattaataataataataataataatcatgatataaaataataaattaaaatattttataaaccaTAAACACTATAATCGAACTTCTTATTTTATATAATActtaaatatatacaaatattcaaaattttcttgttaaaaaaataaaaaaaaaaagtttaaaataattTTGGAAGACATAAAAATGTACAATCCAAgtaaaaaaaaatgtatatatttttcaatatgttttgtttattttatgATCAGTTTAGTATCTTGAAATATTATATGTCAGTATATTGTCCTAAAAattgtttcaaaatataaatatctacAATCTATGCTGGTATGAATTTTAAATCATCTTgcaaattttagaaaaaaatgtgTTAAAATGTAGATGTGTCTAATTAAAAACTTTGAAACCGACTCAAATTTATTTAACTAAATATGAATCAAACCAAACCCAGCaatggaaaaaataataataaataaaaataaaaaaggatctAAAAAGTTCCCCATGCCTTTTTAGtagtaaaattgaaaaaaaataaaaaaatctctacttaaataaaattaaaaacagAGCATTcttaaggaaaagaaaacaaaaaaaagcatGTCCGTTTTCAGAGGTCCCCGCTTGGTAGCACCAGAGACTCTCTCCCACATCATTATGATCATCAACTTGGTCTTTACCATATACTATTTATAGATGGTATCATTTATTCCTtcgtatttaaaatataatattgataGATTAGTTATATGGTCCATTAATAATGTTTTTCCATGAGTAATAACGATCTACACATATTACTGTCAACTAAATCATAAACATTCTCATTCTCTCTCATCTCATTCCATCCCATTTTGAGTTCTTTGATGAATGATAAATTATTTGAACAGCGGTTTGAACGAAGATTACTGAAAGATAAAATAAATGCATTTAATGTGTAACATGAAAGAGCAACATAAGAACCTTTGCATAAATACTAGAAATTGAAGGACTTAGTAAGCAAAGTTGATCAGTTTAGGGAAATGAGACAACACGATAGAACCGGATGAGGTTTCGCCGTTATTGTTAAGCTGTGTGGCAGCTTTCCTTGTCTGGTTTTGTTGGTTCCTTTCCTCATTCGTccttgaggagagagagagagagagacagagagagagagagagggatcgaATCTTGGGTTGTTCGGTTCGGTTTCTTGCTTGCAACGGCGGCGGCGAGATCGCCGACAAAGATGCGAGGTAGGAGATGTGGAAGGAGGTCAGGGACAGGGAAGCGGGTAAGTTGCCCCCGATCACATTCGCCAGCCGTGTCCGCTCCCGTCGCGTTTCCGCCCTCGGCCTCTCCAACCACAAGGAGATCGTCAGCCCCCACCACGGCGCCGTCAACGCCCTTCAGGTCCCTCTTCGATCTCTACCCCCTTCCTTCTTGTTGCGTGTTCATCATGGAATCGGAGAATTCGTTCGGTTCTGGACGGATCCTCCTATTCGAGAATTTCCACAATGTTGTAACTTTACAACCGTACTTGCTTGTTTTATCCCTTTTTATGCATCGACATGGTTATGATCTGCCACTACCTTCTTTTGTTTCCTCCTGGGTGTTACTGATCTAAGGAAATAGAAGTAGCAGAATTCGGGTGAAAAGTAGCATTACCCATCGTTGACAGAAGAACATTCTACTTCTTTCTATGGCCTACTTGATCTTTTTGTTTTATCGATTGTAATCATCTCTTTTGCTGAGGGCATAACTGACAATGAATAGTTTCTTTATGGAACTTAGATTCATAATCTTTCATAGTGAATAATTCTTTAGAGACAGTGTTATGGTCATATAAGTTGACAACATGGTCAGGTTGACTTGACAGAGGGGCGATATCTACTTTCTGGAGCATCGGATGGATCAGCTGCTGTTTATGATATCCAACGTGCAACTGATTATGAGGAAGGTCTGATTGCGAGACACAGGAGTCTATTTGTGGTTGACAAGCAACATGAATATGGACATAAATTCGCTATATCCACTGCCATCTGGTATCCAGTAGACACAGGCTTGTTTGTCACGGGTTCTTTTGACCATTTTGTCAAGGTTTGGGATACAAATACGACTCAGGTAGGCTTTTCTCGTTGATTTATCTTTCATGAATCTTAATCTACATGATTTCTTATTTCTTGCATGTCTAATGGTTAGGGTGTCATGGATTTTAAAATGCCTGGAAAGGTTTATGGCACAGCAATGTCTTCAGTAGCTAAGGCACACATGCTTATTGCTACTGGGAGTGCAGATGTTCAAGTTCGTCTCTGTGACATTGCTTCTGGAGCATTCACTCATACATTATCGGGTCATCGTGGTAAGAGACACCTAACATGAGACAATGTTTTGCTTTTTTTTAGTCACCATTTCACATGCTTGGATCTCTCAGTTCATGCATTTCCTCGAACatattaaatcatcatggtaagaTACAAAAATGATTCTTGTGTGAGATTGTTTTTTGATATTTTGCTTGTGTTCAATGCATTTTGTCACATATCAAAGGCTTATTATGTTGCCTTCAACTTTATGACAAGGTTCTGCTGATTATACACTTGGCAATACTGAAAATATAAGCTTATAAGCTTAAGCTTGAGAGAAGAGGGTAACAACTTGGTATTATGATTCTGAATTGATACGGACTCCCGATACAAAGTCCCTTTTCTCTCTCTAAGTTATATTCATCTTTACTTATTGCTAACCAGTTTTAAATTTCTTAACAATAAGGACCTAATGCGTGAAAAATGATCTGTTCTGGATCATGATACATGGTATGCCACTTGGCTCATGATATATCAGAGGTTATTCACTTCCATTTTTAAGTAACATATTCAATcacttaggtaagatatattgagCTAAATAGGtaattagcttttgcatttaattgGGTCAAAGGTCAATAAGATGGTGCTATAGAACCTGAGAGTTCTGAATTTTCACTGTTAATTGTTTAACACTTTAATATTTGAAGATTCTCTTGAATGGATTTTAGAGGAGAAAGacctcatatatatattttataaattaaataacatTTATGAGATTGGATTTCCAGTtctcatcattatatatatatatatatatatataacaatctaGGTATCTGCTTGGGACACAAAACAAAATTGTGATTCGAGAGGCTTAAActggaatggtctctaaactgggTGGACTGAGTCTAACATAGTTACACTTGCTGGTTGTACAGTAGCACTTCAGCTGATATTCTTTTCTCCTAACTGGCAGACCTTGTCATGTGAGCCTCGATGCAGATTGAACTGTCATGGCTAGTTATTATCTTCCAAGTGATGATGCCTTATATTGTATGACTTGCACAAGTATTGGAGAATAACAGATCTTACATCGTTTTGTTACTCATGATCAAAGTTCTCGCTTCTAATATAATATGGTTTTGCAGTTTGTCCTCTAAGTAGGTCCTTCACTAACTAAGCTTGAGTATTATTTTAAAAAGATACACTGGAATTACCTTTAAACTGTTCCACTGTAGGAACTTAATATATCAATTACTGTTCATTCTAGAAATATTACCGTAATGCTGTTCCAATTCGATTGAGCCTCATATGTTAAAATATTATTGTTTTGGTGGTCTTAATGGGTATACAAGGAGTATTGAGCTTCCAAATATTCTTATCAAAAAGTAATTGTGCTACATGCTTTAGTTTGTCAGTGAAAATAAGTTATCTAACTAACTAATCTGGCATGAACCTAGACTGGACCTTGAGGTATACAAGAAGTATTGAGCTtccaaatattcctataaaaaagTAATCCTGCTGCATGCTTTAGTTTGTCGGTGCAAATAAGTTATCTAACTAACTGATCTAGCATGAATCTAGAGTGGGCTTTTAGGTATATATCAATTGGTGTTCGATCTAGTTTATGATTGTAACGCTGTTCCAACTTGGTTGAACTtcatacatcaaaatattatTGGTTTATTGAACTGAATGGGTAGCTAAGAAGTGTTTTAGTGTCCTCATattgttataaaaaataaatcctGCATGCTTTACTTTATCAGTGAAACTAAGTTATCTAATTAACTGATCCAGCATGAACCTAAACTGGACTTTGAGGAATTCCTAAATTCCTACCAACCGCACTTGAATTTTTTGTTATACCAATTTTTCaatttgaaatatgttttttcaCTTTAATTTATTAATGAAATTAAATGCCAACTCTTGTACAACTGAAACATAAACATGatacattaaaagaaaatttagaatAAGAAAGAAGGCTCATACACCTATCATGAAGAGGAATAATTTTCCAAAGGCTGAACCATTGACTTAGTTATGTAAAACTCAGGTTTCTGCCATTTTCATTTGCTATTATCTTGGAGGATGCACATATTGACAAACACATGTATAATATTCATATATGtgcgtacatacatacatacatacatacttacatacatatgtatgcagTACTTTTTCTTGGTCCATTAAGATTAAAGAGAGTGACACAACAATAATAGACATGTGCGATAACCTATTATCTTTTACCATCATGTATGCAGTAACTGTAACATTTTTGACCATTGTCATATCCAGTGATTTGTTCCATGTATTTTCGTTTTCATAGAATGTCCTTTTCTAAACGTACAAAAGTTGACTTAAATGATGTTCAAGGATTCTTACAGTGTTTGTCTGCAATGTCAGATGGAGTCATGACTTTGGAATGGTCTACTTGTAGTGAGTGGATTTTGATGACTGGGGGTCGCGACGGTGCAATACGTTTTTGGGACATTAGACGTGCAGGATGTTTCCGTGTTTTAGACCAGTCACAATGTCAGCTTGGAAGGCGACCTCCTTTCCTTGaaaacacatcaaaaggggtatgCTTGCTTGACATATGATTGTGCTTTTAATCTATCGTACACATTTCTGACATTCTTACATCACACCAACCTTTGAATATATCTCCAAGAAAATGCGGACAGAGCCATATTTAAGGTTGCATAACTGCATAAACAGTCATATAGCAATAGACCATTCAAACACTCTCATGTaagttattttttgttctttgcaAGGTCGTTAAACTTGCGATTTGGGTTATAGGATCGTGCGATCTCACGACCCAATTTAGGCCTGGCCGTTGGGCTAGTCATTGCTAGGATTGGGCTGATTTGGGAGTCGACTTGTAAGATCTGTTGACTTTTTCAAGTCAACTTTAGTTTATTGATTCAACTCGATGGGCCTTATATAAAAAAGCAAATAAATGCCCAAAGATGAGGCAATGTGCCAGGCTGTGACATGATTCCGATAGCATCATATAGGCAACGAGGAGACAAGCGACTGTTGTTGGTAGCAGCCAAAGGATCTG contains the following coding sequences:
- the LOC135584446 gene encoding WD repeat-containing protein ATCSA-1-like isoform X3, with protein sequence MWKEVRDREAGKLPPITFASRVRSRRVSALGLSNHKEIVSPHHGAVNALQVDLTEGRYLLSGASDGSAAVYDIQRATDYEEGLIARHRSLFVVDKQHEYGHKFAISTAIWYPVDTGLFVTGSFDHFVKVWDTNTTQGVMDFKMPGKVYGTAMSSVAKAHMLIATGSADVQVRLCDIASGAFTHTLSGHRDGVMTLEWSTCSEWILMTGGRDGAIRFWDIRRAGCFRVLDQSQCQLGRRPPFLENTSKGIVARTSLAGSSSLANKSVSKKKIALGNGMKQSQALRKPQNLLRTPVRQRSHPGMSSSHDRATAHYGAVTGLKASGDGMYLLSSGSDAQLRLWDIESGLNILAKYEEMRPQTTKSLHLALNQDSSLVFVPCMATVKACDVWSGLTLQTFRGHYELVNCCYFNLQDQGHAYHNILAYRSCILGAMIGKFLCGLPPVQL
- the LOC135641287 gene encoding asparagine--tRNA ligase, cytoplasmic 3-like; protein product: MEAKGVSSAGDDAALEPSRPRTFIKDIVRGATEELVGRKVVVGGWVKTGREQGRGSFAFLELNDGSCLANLQVIVDAAVHPLTQLVPTGTCVLVEGELKKPPEGAKQSVELKVESVLEVGTVDPAKYPLPKTRKGFTLEFLRDFGHLRARTNTISAVARIRDELAYATHTFFRKNGFRYVHTPIITTSDCEGAGEMFQVTTLFSKAEKEEKELKQNPRPSETDIEAAKLLVKEKGETVSQLKSSKASEEEISASVSELIKAKESLSRLEERFKLKAGIPQKDGKIDYAGDFFGRQAFLTVSGQLQVETYACALGNVYTFGPTFRAENSHTTRHLAEFWMVEPEIAFANLEDDMNYAESYVKFLCQWLLDNCIEDMEFLKTFDEAAIERLKLVSSSPFERISYTKAVQLLKNVTDKEFAIEVEWGIDLASEHERYLTEVLFKKPVIVYNYPKGIKAFYMKLNDDQKTVAAMDVLVPKVGELIGGSQREERLDVLVKRIKESGLPLEPYEWYLDLRRYGTVKHSGFGLGFERMILFATGMENIRDVIPFPRYPGRADL
- the LOC135584446 gene encoding WD repeat-containing protein ATCSA-1-like isoform X1, which gives rise to MWKEVRDREAGKLPPITFASRVRSRRVSALGLSNHKEIVSPHHGAVNALQVDLTEGRYLLSGASDGSAAVYDIQRATDYEEGLIARHRSLFVVDKQHEYGHKFAISTAIWYPVDTGLFVTGSFDHFVKVWDTNTTQGVMDFKMPGKVYGTAMSSVAKAHMLIATGSADVQVRLCDIASGAFTHTLSGHRDGVMTLEWSTCSEWILMTGGRDGAIRFWDIRRAGCFRVLDQSQCQLGRRPPFLENTSKGIVARTSLAGSSSLANKSVSKKKIALGNGMKQSQALRKPQNLLRTPVRQRSHPGMSSSHDRATAHYGAVTGLKASGDGMYLLSSGSDAQLRLWDIESGLNILAKYEEMRPQTTKSLHLALNQDSSLVFVPCMATVKACDVWSGLTLQTFRGHYELVNCCYFNLQDQELYTGSNDRQILVWSPPSAIINDLVSLHKHLYSSSHKLLFLFAD
- the LOC135584446 gene encoding WD repeat-containing protein ATCSA-1-like isoform X2; translated protein: MWKEVRDREAGKLPPITFASRVRSRRVSALGLSNHKEIVSPHHGAVNALQVDLTEGRYLLSGASDGSAAVYDIQRATDYEEGLIARHRSLFVVDKQHEYGHKFAISTAIWYPVDTGLFVTGSFDHFVKVWDTNTTQGVMDFKMPGKVYGTAMSSVAKAHMLIATGSADVQVRLCDIASGAFTHTLSGHRDGVMTLEWSTCSEWILMTGGRDGAIRFWDIRRAGCFRVLDQSQCQLGRRPPFLENTSKGIVARTSLAGSSSLANKSVSKKKIALGNGMKQSQALRKPQNLLRTPVRQRSHPGMSSSHDRATAHYGAVTGLKASGDGMYLLSSGSDAQLRLWDIESGLNILAKYEEMRPQTTKSLHLALNQDSSLVFVPCMATVKACDVWSGLTLQTFRGHYELVNCCYFNLQDQELYTGSNDRQILVWSPPSAIINDLEEDNRKEGKFSADKDNWSD